Genomic segment of Zingiber officinale cultivar Zhangliang chromosome 11B, Zo_v1.1, whole genome shotgun sequence:
ccttgtccttgtctttactcttcaatttagggtagttgtctttcacgtgtccttcttcattgtagtggtagcattttatctctctttttctttttgtaccctgcacttgattgaatcttttagatttaaataattttttaaatatacttACTATAAATGTCATTTCATTATCCTCGAGAGAAGGTTCAGAATCTCTttcgtccatctttgcctttaaggtaatattgtgctttggctccttcttcatatctgcacatctcgtttcatggacttcaaaagttgaaaacatttcttctaaagtacttgattctaaatccttagatatataacaagcatctactaatgatgcccattcagtagttctaggaaatgcgttaagcacataccttagcgaatctcagttatTTACCTTTTCTTCAAGATTCATGAGTCTGGTGATaagttccttgattcttgagtggaggtgtgtgaCGGCTTCGCCTTCTTCTAACCAGAGGTTGCTGATCTAGTTCCGGAGCAAGTCTCGTCTCGCTAGTTTTGCCTTcgaggtcccttcatgtagttccaggaatttctcccagagctccttggctgactcatAGGATCTGATATGGTTGACTTCTTGAAGTTGTAAAAcgctaagcagatgaaactctgctttatcATTTTCCATGAAGTCGccttgctccttcgtccactgatattcttctttattttttgggactacaaaatcatatttcataattattaataattcaaaatttgttttaaaaaataccactATCTTTTTCTTCTAACTCGCGAATTCCCTCTCAAACTTTTGTGGGTTGATACTTGGTTcaaccatctcgtgtgcttcatttGGCGATTAGTTCTCCTGAAGTggccccgctctaataccaattgtaggacccttggcggccggctagagggggtgaatagccttgcaaAAATAACACAAACCTTCCTCGAAtgtctcactacaacaaaaatgttaaaagacaacacccctacgacaacggttttaagagaaagcattgcgtatttgctcaaagacaacggtttttgccaaaatcgttgtctttgaactccccattaaatataaaaaacaACAGTTTTGTGAAAATTGTTGTCATTGAGAGACTtctttttaaaacgacaacactttttacaacggttttataaaccgttgtctttatccgcgatTTTAGGGgttacaacaacagttttgataaaaccgttgtaTTTGACTTTGGTCTTTTTTCCCCTCGCGCGTAGtttttgctttccctctctctgAATATCTTTTCGGTGTCGTGTCTTCCTCTTTGTGTTCCCGAACCCTAGCCatatttctttccctctcctcatacaatctcttcacgccatcTTGTCGACCGACCGTCCGCCTccgctggatcttcctccacgacgtGCGGTGTGCTCTCCTCTCATTTCTTGGTGAGCGGATTtctgagctctatgaggccctTTGATAGTACAAAGTCGCCCGCCGTCTCTCGATTTATTTGTGCCCCAggtatagttttttttatttttctaatttcccGGAGAAAAATCTCAGATTTGTTCTATTTCAGCTCGTCGATCTCATCATCTCCCTACTTGTTGAGTCTGTTTGTTACCCTTGCAAAGATGGTTTCTTTTTCATTGAATTAATCAAAAGATTTTGTTGATTTTTGTTTCGATTTGGTCCCGGAATTGAAACAGATGGCAGGGGAAAGGTGTGATCTTAACAAGGGCGAAGCGGAGATTCTCaaaccttcttcctcttcttcttcctcttccccttctaTTTTGCCGCAGCTTTCCCCTCAAGGATTTGAAGCTCTGAAGAGGCCTGAGAGATTCCAGGCACCTACTGTTCCGATTTCCTGCCTGCCGAAGACCGAGGAAGACTGTCATCCATCCCCAACCATTCAGTCCATTAAGCGTTGCTTGATCTGCAGGAAAAGGGTGGGCTTGACCGACTTCCGGTGCCACTGCAGCGATCTCTTCTGCAAACTTCACCGGTACTCCGATTCCCATGACTGCTCATTCGATTACAAGGCGCCTGGAAGAGAACAAATCGCCAAGGCCAATCCTTTCATAAGAGCTGCGAAGATCATTAAAATATGAGTGTTTCTTTTCTTGCTTTTACTCAACATTTCTTGAAGTTAACTGGGTCTAGCTACTTCATCTTGTAGTCTGATTGAATTGCATTATCTCTGaattttttttagagatttgtccAACTTtatatgtgtcatcagatacacggACCCACAGGTGCTTGAGATACATGAAAGCACTTACTGTTTTTTTCTCAAAATGACAACAAAAAAGATTGTATGTGATACATGAAAGAATAGTTATTTTTTATTGACTAATTTTGTTGTTAGTAACTATTTTGTTTGCTTGGGCATTTCAGGATGATTACGTGCAACAAAAAAGAGAGGGGAAGCTGCAGTTTGAAggggtttatttttattttcctactgttgaatttgagattgaagaCCTAATGCTACTACACTGAGCTGATCCATGGTTGGTCTTTATCAGAGTGGAGATGATGTTAAGGTTGATAAACTTCCACCATTTCAAGCTCATCCCAATCTAATGTGCATGTTTTCCACCTTGAGTTGCTTCAATAAAACCAGTCATCGACATCTTATCTAATGAGCAAAAGCTAGATGAATCTCTCCAACCCAAATAGTACATCAAAAGATCTATTGTCCAAGTTGTAAAGCATAAAGCAAACCTACATCAATGGTCTTGCCAATGAAAGTAATTCATCATATAACCTTTCTTTTCAATACACACTATAGTTTCATTCTGACAGTTAACAATCGGTTATAAAATGCAGGAAATATTATTGTTCGTTTCTGAAATGTGGCTAATAGTAGTCTCATTTACAGAATAGACTCCACTGGTGATACTGTGACCTTGAGGACAAACTTCAATcattctaaccaactagtaacTGCTACTAATGGATGTGGTACGTGCCATGTATAATTGTTTCATCTCTTTCATTTTTGGAGCAGTTAAATTTTAGTTGGGATAGTAGGGATACTACCAAACTCCAAAACCCCCCAAGTATAAGAAATCCTTCATTGTGTCAGTGATCTCCAGATTACCGCTCAGTGCTATCAATTGGTAACTTAGCTCAATGGTTAGTAGAGAAAGCTCACAACCCCACACCAATGCTCTCTTTGTTCCCTTTTGATCCAAGCCCAAATGAGGATTTTATGTGATGAATGTGATACTATTGGTAACGTTATAGGGACCTGTGTTGCTTGGCCTGCACATTATGTAGTGATGAAAAATGAGGTAAATTTCCTACTCATTCGGGCACCACACTGTCTACTCATTATTAGCACAAAAGAAGCCTCATTTCTTTATATATAGATGGGTCCACGAGACCACTAGGAGTGCAATGgtgtaaatttaaaataaatatgagcTTTTTAAGGTCATATATgactttttggtcaaaacttagtGAACTTAAAAGACACAAAATTTTGAAGGaaaaaaatagatagattgaggGTATCACTAGGAGTGTAACAGTGTTAATATGATGTGAATATAAAATTTATAGGGTCgcatttataattatttttaggaTCATTAATGACTTTTATATGAAAGTGAttgataaaataattaagtttttttttgccTTGGTTCGGTTTAGttcaagtaagaaaattaaatttgtTTACTTTGGTTTATGGCTGTAATGGGTTAaagggaattttgaaaattaagtgtgcttttttaataaatatggaaattaggTGCACTATTTGAGTATTTCTTAAAGTTAAGTGCTTGAATTGATAAATTGTTGATAAAATGAATGAAATATATAAAAGATGGATTGAGCCATCTGTTAGACCCACTAGGCCTAGTTATGACCCAAGTGCCAAATtactttttaatgttttttttatataatttccaCGATGAAAGCTAGAGAattttatgtgatgaaatttaggagagaaattattgaaggaaataTTACCAACGCGAAGGATTCACTTAtctcaatggtaatatttgacatattctcaattttctcaaataatttattttatttgactttgcttctttattactgattttttttactaaattaatctgggtttgttaacagttcaagaaaacaatttactccaACGAAGAAATCGACGAAGTGTGATCCGAATGGACGGATTGCgtactagactatattcattactagctataaattactagacttcaaaagatggttgaacactttgtttgtgactccatgacttattgattttgattccttactgctaataatttgtttattcacagctagctatctcctttgctcaatactttattcttgcatttctaccatgagcagaattagctgacatttcccttatttattgcctctctttgtggtccaaaattaataatggctgggttgtgtgagtagcttatttagttgtttctaaattatgcaaggactgacaatgtggaagttatctctttgtgaattgttagatgatgaccttttgtatcttatgagttgctctacaaatttcttgtttgtactctccttatggtttttgtctatatgccatgacttaatcttatttttcctcctataatttattttttttctttttacaatCACATTTAAATTTTTACTATGTTGAACTACATACTTTGTTGATGACTCCTTGAGCATAATACTACTGTGGCAAAAGTACATTCGAAATTCATTGTTGATGACAAATTTTTATTTCCTACTTCCATCTTGTAGAACCTTGCAAGTATCATCGCGAATGACAATTATGATGCTTCATAAAGCACAACTATGTTAATCTATATGCATGTTAGTGATTGCTTGAGAATAATGAAATGAAGAGCTTGTAAAGGCATTTCGTGTATGAtccatagtatattgatatacaaaatatctatatactgcagtttgatttcttaatagtttgctCTATATACTTTTGCTTGGACGAGCAGTGTAAATTACCCGTGAATTGCACGTGCATTGcagctaaatttgttagattttctctttgtattgatgaaatgggaatgaaaaatctattttttcagCTGGAATGTAGTGAATGTTATAGTTCTTAATCTACACTTATTTGATTGACACTTtggttcttttaggtgtcctatgTAATTATCAAAGTTGTGCGTATGTGATTTctattttgaggaatttgttGAATTGTTTTTAGCTCTACAAACAATTCACCCTACCATAACTCATCATGATGATCCAATTCTTTTGGTTCAAGTTTTAATTGGAAGATTTTGAACCCAGGTTTTTTACTTTCACTTATGCTTTTGTGATGGGTCTGTTTATtgcagatcaatttgcagctcctggcaacttgttactgttagctagagccctagagccaatcatttgatgattgtattatggacttattgtatc
This window contains:
- the LOC122033865 gene encoding zinc finger AN1 domain-containing stress-associated protein 15-like is translated as MAGERCDLNKGEAEILKPSSSSSSSSPSILPQLSPQGFEALKRPERFQAPTVPISCLPKTEEDCHPSPTIQSIKRCLICRKRVGLTDFRCHCSDLFCKLHRYSDSHDCSFDYKAPGREQIAKANPFIRAAKIIKI